The Streptomyces sp. NBC_01197 genome window below encodes:
- a CDS encoding formylglycine-generating enzyme family protein, with translation MIPGPALDEVAAERMIGIPAGEIVLRDEGTRTEWRVGLGAFSLAPFPVTHELYRAVLDEAPSGAKAPSSQAGPCTPVAEVSWEEAVRFCNLLSRATGLEPCYVLGHDPDARDVRCDWEAGGYRLPSEAEWEYACRAGSSGVRYGELDDIAWYRGNSGDQVHPVATRAPNEWGFHDMLGNVWEWCWDLYDPEVYGPYRVFRGGGAYDHPRGCRASCRRKSHPAFRVDDLGFRLARSLDVRAQLPTPLSPSDPGTA, from the coding sequence ATGATCCCCGGACCGGCTCTGGACGAGGTCGCCGCCGAGCGCATGATCGGCATTCCGGCCGGGGAGATCGTCCTCCGTGACGAAGGCACCAGGACGGAGTGGAGAGTCGGACTCGGAGCGTTCAGCCTCGCGCCGTTTCCCGTGACCCACGAGTTGTACCGCGCCGTCTTGGACGAGGCGCCTTCCGGTGCGAAGGCGCCTTCGAGTCAGGCAGGGCCGTGTACCCCCGTGGCCGAGGTGTCCTGGGAGGAAGCCGTCCGGTTCTGCAACCTGCTGTCGCGCGCGACGGGGCTCGAACCTTGTTACGTACTGGGTCACGACCCGGACGCGCGGGACGTGCGCTGCGACTGGGAAGCCGGTGGCTATCGCCTCCCGTCCGAGGCGGAGTGGGAGTACGCGTGCCGGGCCGGGAGCTCCGGCGTCCGGTACGGCGAACTGGACGACATCGCCTGGTACCGAGGGAACTCCGGCGACCAGGTGCACCCCGTCGCGACCAGGGCGCCGAATGAGTGGGGCTTCCACGACATGCTCGGGAACGTGTGGGAGTGGTGCTGGGATCTCTACGATCCCGAGGTCTACGGCCCGTACCGGGTGTTCCGGGGCGGAGGCGCGTACGACCATCCGCGAGGATGCAGGGCGTCGTGCCGCCGCAAGAGCCACCCGGCCTTCCGCGTCGACGACCTCGGGTTCCGGCTCGCCCGGTCGCTCGACGTACGGGCTCAGCTGCCGACTCCTCTGTCGCCGTCGGACCCCGGGACGGCCTGA
- a CDS encoding helix-turn-helix domain-containing protein, with amino-acid sequence MAGAVPASEPYSGDDIKDLLVVAEPGEPWLRHPRATDLRLSALAGAGATGLLVNGSVEAAAHASLTSAARRNAVPVVFVSGVPWLRAARVISDLRHDAAEVRAASLCDLLEAARPDTGGDANLLLDWLSTAVAGTAEILPPHEDATRMHAPDAVDALRAGRAAASGASSGSTEIRMYAIGASKPHPVLVVTRSVDFPPWAVAEVRRVLPFLERAVRHPLTGPEGLESAQVAVLQLLMGGLVTWARRTAHALRLSRTAMAASAVRVHILQCPPGLRDTAAGQCRQRLRETGLVVRCPVDDGQVIIIAAVSDSDREDDPARDALTALVAGAPDYRLGTSRPASLAATAGAYEEATQALAVARNRADRVAEYEEKADLTRLLPPAAHSWAERFLQPLARLPASRRPEIAHSVRLGLAFGVSGAAKLSGQHRNTVRAHLARTAQLLGLDLQRLGDRAVLSLALRIQDDMADDPAGDDGTAATADAGAGSEAVTGADAPGDDSLRELLRHPLCREWATRFLAPLDTARRPSLRRTVTTWVLRGARTEETAGQLQLHYKTVLAHLATAEKVLQRPLIETHRRITEGDDSANGFNGPHDVVLALHVTSPELGIIDGRLLDG; translated from the coding sequence GTGGCAGGGGCGGTACCCGCGAGCGAGCCGTACTCCGGCGATGACATCAAGGATCTGCTGGTGGTCGCGGAGCCCGGCGAGCCGTGGCTGCGGCACCCGCGCGCCACTGACCTCCGGCTGAGCGCGCTCGCCGGGGCGGGCGCCACCGGACTCCTGGTGAACGGGTCTGTCGAAGCCGCCGCGCACGCGTCGCTGACGTCGGCCGCCCGGCGCAACGCCGTACCGGTGGTCTTCGTCTCGGGTGTGCCCTGGCTCCGTGCCGCCCGGGTCATCAGCGATCTGCGCCACGACGCCGCCGAGGTCAGGGCGGCTTCGCTCTGTGACCTGCTGGAGGCCGCCCGTCCGGATACGGGCGGCGATGCCAACCTGCTGCTGGACTGGTTGTCCACCGCCGTGGCGGGCACCGCCGAAATCCTCCCGCCCCACGAGGACGCCACCCGGATGCACGCGCCCGACGCCGTCGACGCGCTGCGTGCGGGACGAGCCGCGGCCTCCGGAGCGAGCAGCGGCTCCACCGAGATCCGGATGTACGCGATCGGAGCGTCGAAGCCGCATCCGGTGCTCGTCGTGACCCGGTCCGTGGACTTCCCGCCCTGGGCGGTGGCGGAGGTGCGCCGGGTACTCCCTTTCCTGGAGAGGGCCGTACGGCATCCGCTCACCGGGCCCGAAGGTCTGGAAAGCGCGCAAGTCGCCGTGCTGCAGCTTCTGATGGGCGGTCTTGTCACCTGGGCCAGGAGGACGGCGCACGCGTTGCGGCTGAGCCGGACAGCGATGGCGGCGTCCGCGGTCCGCGTCCACATCCTCCAGTGCCCGCCGGGGCTGCGCGACACCGCCGCGGGCCAGTGCAGGCAGCGGCTGCGCGAGACGGGACTGGTGGTGCGGTGCCCGGTCGACGACGGTCAGGTGATCATCATCGCCGCCGTGTCCGACAGCGACCGGGAAGACGACCCGGCCCGGGACGCCCTGACCGCCCTCGTGGCCGGAGCTCCGGACTACCGGCTGGGGACCAGCCGCCCAGCCTCTCTGGCCGCGACTGCGGGCGCGTACGAAGAGGCGACCCAGGCACTCGCCGTGGCGCGGAACCGGGCTGACCGGGTCGCCGAGTACGAGGAGAAGGCGGATCTGACACGGCTGCTCCCGCCGGCGGCGCACTCCTGGGCGGAGCGTTTCCTCCAGCCACTCGCCCGGCTTCCGGCGAGCAGAAGGCCGGAGATCGCACACTCCGTACGTCTGGGTCTCGCCTTCGGCGTCAGTGGCGCGGCGAAGCTGAGCGGGCAGCACCGCAATACGGTACGGGCCCATCTCGCACGCACCGCTCAGCTGCTCGGACTCGATCTGCAACGCCTGGGCGACCGGGCGGTACTGAGTCTGGCGCTGCGCATCCAGGACGACATGGCGGACGACCCGGCAGGGGACGACGGCACGGCCGCGACAGCGGACGCGGGGGCTGGTTCGGAAGCGGTCACAGGCGCGGACGCGCCCGGTGATGACAGTCTGCGCGAACTGCTGCGGCACCCGCTCTGCCGGGAGTGGGCCACCCGTTTCCTGGCCCCGCTCGATACGGCCCGCCGCCCGAGTCTCCGGCGCACGGTGACGACGTGGGTCCTCCGGGGCGCCCGGACGGAGGAGACCGCAGGCCAACTCCAGCTGCACTACAAGACAGTGCTTGCCCATCTGGCCACGGCGGAAAAGGTCCTGCAGCGGCCCCTCATCGAAACACATCGGCGGATCACGGAGGGTGACGACAGTGCGAACGGATTCAACGGGCCGCACGACGTCGTACTCGCGCTTCATGTCACCTCCCCCGAACTGGGCATCATCGACGGCAGGCTGCTCGACGGCTGA
- a CDS encoding aconitate hydratase, with protein sequence MEPSGQQERATDTGQTGRTGQPGERGRAPHGTVTHQLIADHLVEGRMEPGTEIGLRVDQTLTQDATGTLVMQELEALGLDRVRTEVSVQYVDHNIIQTDERNAEDHAFLRSAARRLGVWYSKPGNGVSHPVHMQHFGVPGRTLAGSDSHTCAAGALGMFAVGTGGLEVALAMAGRPLRITMPHIWGVRLTGALPEWVSAKDVVLEMLRRHGVKGAVNRVLEYYGPGLASLSAMDRHVIANMGAELGATTTVFPSDEAVRVFLRSEGREDVWTPLRAAEDAVYDLDEEIDLAALEPLIARPTSPGNVMPVREVAGEPVGQAVIGSSANPGLRDFAMAAEMVRGRQTPPGVSFDVNPTSREILQDLSHSGAVFDLIAAGARIHQAGCLGCIGMGQAPAVGRNSLRTFPRNFPGRSGTQDDAVWLCSPETATASALNGVITDPRDWAAETGLSYPAVATLRAEPVNTAMLEPPLPPEEASRVELERGPGVSALPDLDPIPDTVLLPVLLKTGDNVSTDEISPAGAKALPYRSNIPRLAEFTFTRIDPDYPSRAAECRDAGGHLVVGGDNYGQGSSREHAALTPRYLGLRLVIAKSYARIHWQNLANFGVLALEFDDPADYDRVEQGDEIRLEGLHAALAPDADPSLVAVNTTRDETYRVHHRLPAHRRRTVLLGGTIPAVAADEAGS encoded by the coding sequence ATGGAGCCGAGCGGACAGCAGGAGCGAGCCACCGACACAGGACAGACGGGGAGGACCGGGCAGCCAGGCGAGCGGGGCCGGGCCCCGCACGGCACCGTGACCCACCAGCTCATCGCGGACCATTTGGTCGAAGGGCGGATGGAACCCGGGACCGAGATCGGGCTGCGCGTGGACCAGACACTCACCCAGGACGCTACCGGCACGCTGGTCATGCAGGAGCTGGAGGCGCTCGGCCTCGACCGGGTGCGCACCGAGGTGAGTGTCCAGTACGTGGACCACAACATCATCCAGACCGACGAGCGGAACGCCGAGGACCACGCGTTTCTCCGCTCGGCGGCCCGGCGCCTCGGTGTCTGGTACTCGAAGCCCGGCAACGGTGTGTCGCACCCCGTCCACATGCAGCATTTCGGTGTGCCGGGCCGGACACTCGCCGGTTCCGACTCGCACACCTGCGCCGCCGGGGCCCTGGGCATGTTCGCGGTCGGCACCGGGGGCCTGGAGGTCGCGCTGGCCATGGCGGGCCGTCCCTTGCGCATCACGATGCCGCACATCTGGGGCGTCCGGCTGACCGGAGCCCTGCCGGAGTGGGTCAGCGCCAAGGACGTCGTACTGGAGATGCTGCGCCGGCACGGTGTGAAGGGCGCGGTGAACCGGGTCCTGGAGTACTACGGTCCCGGACTGGCGTCACTGTCGGCGATGGACCGGCATGTGATCGCCAACATGGGCGCCGAACTGGGCGCCACCACCACGGTGTTCCCCTCCGACGAAGCCGTACGCGTTTTCCTGCGCAGCGAGGGCCGTGAAGACGTCTGGACGCCCCTGCGGGCAGCGGAGGACGCGGTCTACGACCTGGACGAGGAGATCGATCTCGCGGCGCTGGAGCCGCTCATCGCCCGGCCCACTTCGCCGGGCAATGTCATGCCCGTGCGCGAGGTCGCGGGCGAGCCGGTGGGCCAGGCGGTGATCGGTTCCTCCGCCAACCCCGGTCTGCGCGACTTCGCCATGGCGGCGGAGATGGTCCGCGGACGGCAGACCCCGCCCGGGGTGAGTTTCGATGTCAATCCGACCTCCCGGGAGATCCTCCAGGACCTCAGCCATTCCGGCGCGGTCTTCGACCTGATCGCGGCGGGGGCCCGGATCCACCAGGCGGGCTGCCTGGGGTGTATCGGTATGGGCCAGGCGCCGGCTGTGGGCCGCAACTCGCTGCGTACGTTCCCGCGCAACTTCCCCGGCCGTTCGGGTACCCAGGACGACGCGGTGTGGCTCTGTTCACCGGAGACGGCGACGGCCTCCGCGCTGAACGGTGTCATCACCGACCCGCGCGACTGGGCCGCGGAGACCGGGCTCTCGTATCCGGCTGTCGCAACGCTGCGGGCGGAGCCGGTCAACACCGCGATGCTCGAACCTCCGCTGCCGCCCGAAGAGGCTTCCCGCGTGGAGCTGGAACGCGGTCCCGGCGTCTCCGCGCTGCCCGACCTCGATCCGATTCCGGATACCGTGCTCCTGCCGGTGCTGCTGAAGACGGGCGACAACGTGTCGACCGACGAGATCTCACCGGCAGGTGCCAAGGCGCTGCCGTACCGCTCCAACATCCCGCGCCTCGCGGAGTTCACCTTCACGCGGATCGACCCCGACTACCCGTCGCGCGCGGCCGAGTGCCGGGACGCCGGCGGGCACCTCGTCGTCGGCGGGGACAACTACGGTCAGGGTTCCTCCCGCGAGCACGCGGCGCTCACGCCCCGGTATCTGGGGCTGCGGCTGGTGATCGCCAAATCGTACGCGAGGATCCACTGGCAGAACCTGGCCAACTTCGGTGTCCTCGCTCTCGAATTCGACGATCCCGCCGACTACGACCGTGTCGAACAGGGCGACGAGATCCGGCTGGAGGGCCTGCACGCGGCTCTCGCGCCGGACGCCGACCCGTCGCTGGTCGCCGTCAACACCACACGGGACGAGACCTATCGGGTCCACCACCGGCTGCCCGCTCACCGGCGCCGGACCGTCCTGCTCGGCGGCACCATCCCGGCGGTCGCGGCCGATGAGGCCGGGAGTTGA
- a CDS encoding trypsin-like serine peptidase, whose amino-acid sequence MAPKDRKLRTPLTLVVVGALALLGYASQAETSSAQRHADSRPGMPGGVAREQDQSPSALVSDGTAYTPLRTQQNARVGVLFEKDDTGDHFCTASVVASPGRNMLITAAHCAFDGEGRPKDDLVFAPAYRAGEKPAGLWKVKKAVADNRWVKNADPDLDVAFLLLDSNDGSQIQNILGANTLGINRGFHNKVKVTGYPKNRDTPISCRNRTTRFSATQLRIHCTNFAGGTSGSPWVTDGTSNTDAGIVIGVLGGYERGGDEDDVSYASYFGKDIAALYQQVKAED is encoded by the coding sequence GTGGCACCGAAGGACAGGAAACTCCGCACGCCCCTGACGCTCGTCGTCGTCGGAGCGCTCGCGCTGCTGGGTTACGCCTCACAGGCCGAGACCAGCAGTGCCCAACGACATGCCGACAGCAGGCCCGGGATGCCGGGGGGCGTAGCGCGGGAACAGGACCAGTCGCCGTCGGCGCTCGTCAGCGACGGCACCGCGTACACCCCCCTCAGAACACAGCAGAACGCCCGGGTGGGCGTGCTGTTCGAGAAGGACGACACCGGTGATCACTTCTGCACCGCGAGCGTCGTCGCGAGTCCGGGCCGTAACATGCTGATCACTGCCGCCCACTGCGCCTTCGACGGTGAAGGCCGGCCCAAGGACGACCTCGTCTTCGCGCCCGCCTACCGGGCGGGCGAGAAGCCCGCCGGGCTGTGGAAGGTGAAAAAGGCCGTCGCGGACAACCGCTGGGTCAAGAACGCGGATCCGGACCTCGACGTCGCCTTTCTCCTCCTCGACAGCAACGACGGCAGCCAGATCCAGAACATCCTCGGCGCCAACACGCTCGGCATCAACCGGGGCTTCCACAACAAGGTCAAGGTGACCGGCTACCCCAAAAACAGGGACACACCGATCTCTTGCCGCAACCGGACCACGCGGTTCAGCGCCACGCAGCTGCGTATCCACTGCACGAACTTCGCCGGTGGTACGAGTGGCAGTCCCTGGGTCACCGATGGCACATCGAACACGGACGCCGGCATCGTGATCGGCGTCCTGGGCGGTTACGAACGCGGCGGCGACGAGGACGACGTGTCCTACGCCTCGTACTTCGGCAAGGACATCGCCGCCCTCTACCAGCAGGTCAAAGCCGAGGACTGA